One Vespula pensylvanica isolate Volc-1 chromosome 1, ASM1446617v1, whole genome shotgun sequence genomic region harbors:
- the LOC122636832 gene encoding cilia- and flagella-associated protein 45-like, which yields MSKTLNISNIDIPLRRQVSFCSKSKYRDNEKYTSNIISANLKRSIVFGEWKTEKTRTENGKQKHLTASIGSKKPIVITKKKYKEFKKHGHYVTKEEKQATIALAEEERHRLTKDSMMRKEAIRRMDLTKTREKGKILNEVEEEARKRTMHLLERAYNLKLEQEEEIQKYNRLILETKCRAIRDMQIAEKKLIKQELAEEEKRLNDMMENERRWAIEEDLKKEEEEISRKQIFAKVLKDQITENEEQRILEFERKQEESQLINMNNITWQLAEIEKLRHKEAESAKIRQDLAEVNEQLKHFKVMEQEENRIIDLRIKQYKKYKEERETQLDEKQRLENLYKEQEKERLAVQAKHTQDLQAQIDAINADRIQEEVEREWRRKEKEEAMKKIETIQDLWKGREEQIKNKKLIQAIEIDREKREFERILRVQKEAFCHDKKNREKKQQEALVHRSEILKQVNEKERERIQARQKMFEEGLAIRTQVAMRKKKLQEAMNKKCEEMRESKIPEIYINEVKRMIENIK from the exons ATGTCAAAAACTTTGAACATTTCAAATATAGATATTCCTTTACGAAGACAAGTGTCCTTCTGCAGCAAATCAAAATATCGTGACAACGAAAAATATACATCGAATATAATCTCAGCAAACTTAAAAAGATCTATTGTATTTGGAGAATGGAAG ACAGAGAAGACTCGAACTGAAAATGGAAAGCAAAAGCATCTTACTGCTTCCATCGGTTCAAAGAAACCAattgttattacaaaaaaaaagtataaggaGTTTAAAAAGCATGGTCATTATGTCaccaaagaagagaaacaagcAACTATTGCACTAGCAGAAGAGGAAAGACATAGACTTACCAAGGATAGCATGATGCGCAAAGAAGCTATTCGTAGGATGGACTTAACAAAGACACGTGAAAAAggcaaaatattaaatgaagtCGAGGAAGAAGCTAGAAAAAGGACAATGCATTTACTTGAAAGAGCTTACAATTTAAAGCTCGAGCAAGAAGAGGAAATTCAAAAGTATAATCGGCTTATCTTAGAAACTAAATGTAGAGCCATAAGAGATATGCAG ATAgctgaaaagaaattaatcaaaCAAGAAttagcagaagaagaaaaacgtttaaatGACATgatggaaaatgaaagaagatggGCGATTGaggaagatttaaaaaaggaagaagaagaaatttctagGAAACAAATATTTGCAAAGGTTTTAAAGGATCAAATTACAGAGAATGAAGAGCAACGAATACTTGAATttgaaagaaagcaagaggaGAGTCAGctaattaatatgaataatataacttGGCAATTagcagaaatagaaaaattacgtCATAAGGAAGCTGAAAGTGCTAAAATCCGTCAAGATCTAGCAGAAGTGAATGAACAATTGAAGCATTTTAAAGTTATGGAACAAgaggaaaatagaataatagatTTAAG gataaaacaatataaaaaatataaagaagaaagagaaactcaATTAGATGAAAAGCAAAGattggaaaatttatataaagagcaggaaaaagaaagattggcTGTACAGGCAAAGCACACGCAAGATCTTCAA GCACAAATTGATGCAATAAATGCAGACCGTATACAAGAAGAAGTAGAGAGGGAATggagacggaaagaaaaagaagaagctatgaaaaaaattgaaactatACAGGATCTttggaaagggagagaagaacaaataaagaataagaaattaatacaaGCAATTGAAATTGACAGAGAAAAACGTGAATTTGAAAGAATTCTACGTGTACAAAAGGAAGCATTTTGCCATGATAAGAAAAACCgtgaaaagaaacaacaagaaGCTCTTGTCCATCGTagtgaaatattaaaacag gtgaatgaaaaggaaagagaacgtaTTCAAGCAAGACAAAAGATGTTTGAAGAAGGATTGGCAATTCGTACACAAGTTGCTATGCGCAAGAAAAAGTTACAGGAGgctatgaataaaaaatgtgaagaaatgagagagagcaagatacctgaaatatatattaatgaagtTAAACGCatgatcgaaaatattaaatga
- the LOC122636890 gene encoding GATOR complex protein NPRL2 isoform X3, with translation MISTLEIVEDQIQEGPIRCIFFSEFHHIAGPKITCQVPDNFVSKDIFDNVSVYIIPKAQLQRSTITVTLKDYKILGFPVKIDDKKYARNAFYFNLCFVCDSEARTVHYEPVVKKMSDFLMALEIENCFLSASDDKTRLAEMLGHVMQELNLHKMCTLTEGTMTSHLKVVKLAPEPKPVLDHQVPIFLEDGFNHVARIAAEADVENNLVKSCVQNLAYYSIITLIPIFQYSNVYAATPKLKQLAEDIKLQERCISYSSKSPRQPAYLRDIYRMYASMTHSCSMRDLCQRLNPQNLRINERRLVQFGLIEGLIRRVYKYPILLPGIPYNEETRNNPVYKYFTGTYNLDEICCSTGQSVAQIEEIVERDPNIVMLWK, from the exons atgatatcaacTTTGGAAATTGTGGAGGACCAAATTCAGGAAGGACCAATACGATGTATATTCTTTTCCGAATTTCATCATATAGCTGGCCCAAAGATTACTTGTCAG gtACCTGATAATTTTGTatcaaaagatatatttgataatgtCAGTGTTTATATTATACCAAAGGCACAATTACAAAGAAGTACAATTACTGT GACAttgaaagattataaaatcttaGGATTTCCAGTGAAaatagatgataaaaaatatgcaagaaatgctttctattttaatttatgttttGTGTGTGATTCAGAAGCTCGTACAGTTCATTATGAACCAGTAGTTAAGAAGATGTCTGATTTTTTG atGGCTTTAGAAATTGAGAACTGTTTCTTATCTGCTTCCGATGATAAAACTAGATTGGCAGAAATGCTGGGACATGTTATGCAGGAATTAAATTTGCATAAAATGTGTACATTAACGG aggGAACAATGACATCACATTTGAAAGTAGTAAAGCTAGCACCAGAACCTAAGCCAGTCCTTGATCATCAAGTACCAATATTCTTAGAAG ATGGCTTTAACCATGTTGCTCGGATAGCAGCAGAAGCAgacgttgaaaataatttagttaAAAGCTGTGTACAAAATTTGGC gTATTATAGCATTATAACTTTAATtccaatatttcaatatagtAATGTTTATGCAGCAACGCCAAAACTAAAACAATTAGCAGAGGATATCAAATTACAAGAAAGATGTATTTCATATTCGTCTAAATCTC CAAGACAACCAGCATATCTCAGggatatatatcgtatgtatgCAAGCATGACTCATAGCTGTAGTATGAGGGACTTGTGTCAACGTTTGAATCCACAAAATTTaagaattaatgaaagaagatTGGTTCAATTTGGTCTGATTGAAGGTCTTATTCGAAGGGTTTATAAG TATCCCATACTTCTACCAGGAATACCATATAATGAAGAAACACGAAATAATCCTGTTTATAAGTATTTTACGGGAACATATAATTTGGATGAAATTTGTTGTAGTACAGGTCAGAGCGTGGCACAAATAGAAGAAATCGTTGAACGTGATCCAAATATTGTTATGTTATGGAAGTAA
- the LOC122636890 gene encoding GATOR complex protein NPRL2 isoform X2 has product MISTLEIVEDQIQEGPIRCIFFSEFHHIAGPKITCQVPDNFVSKDIFDNVSVYIIPKAQLQRSTITVTLKDYKILGFPVKIDDKKYARNAFYFNLCFVCDSEARTVHYEPVVKKMSDFLMALEIENCFLSASDDKTRLAEMLGHVMQELNLHKMCTLTEGTMTSHLKVVKLAPEPKPVLDHQVPIFLEGREAFQSDQWDLTTQQVLPYIDGFNHVARIAAEADVENNLVKSCVQNLANVYAATPKLKQLAEDIKLQERCISYSSKSPRQPAYLRDIYRMYASMTHSCSMRDLCQRLNPQNLRINERRLVQFGLIEGLIRRVYKYPILLPGIPYNEETRNNPVYKYFTGTYNLDEICCSTGQSVAQIEEIVERDPNIVMLWK; this is encoded by the exons atgatatcaacTTTGGAAATTGTGGAGGACCAAATTCAGGAAGGACCAATACGATGTATATTCTTTTCCGAATTTCATCATATAGCTGGCCCAAAGATTACTTGTCAG gtACCTGATAATTTTGTatcaaaagatatatttgataatgtCAGTGTTTATATTATACCAAAGGCACAATTACAAAGAAGTACAATTACTGT GACAttgaaagattataaaatcttaGGATTTCCAGTGAAaatagatgataaaaaatatgcaagaaatgctttctattttaatttatgttttGTGTGTGATTCAGAAGCTCGTACAGTTCATTATGAACCAGTAGTTAAGAAGATGTCTGATTTTTTG atGGCTTTAGAAATTGAGAACTGTTTCTTATCTGCTTCCGATGATAAAACTAGATTGGCAGAAATGCTGGGACATGTTATGCAGGAATTAAATTTGCATAAAATGTGTACATTAACGG aggGAACAATGACATCACATTTGAAAGTAGTAAAGCTAGCACCAGAACCTAAGCCAGTCCTTGATCATCAAGTACCAATATTCTTAGAAGGTAGGGAAGCATTTCAGAGTGATCAATGGGATTTAACAACTCAGCAAGTATTACCATATATAGATGGCTTTAACCATGTTGCTCGGATAGCAGCAGAAGCAgacgttgaaaataatttagttaAAAGCTGTGTACAAAATTTGGC tAATGTTTATGCAGCAACGCCAAAACTAAAACAATTAGCAGAGGATATCAAATTACAAGAAAGATGTATTTCATATTCGTCTAAATCTC CAAGACAACCAGCATATCTCAGggatatatatcgtatgtatgCAAGCATGACTCATAGCTGTAGTATGAGGGACTTGTGTCAACGTTTGAATCCACAAAATTTaagaattaatgaaagaagatTGGTTCAATTTGGTCTGATTGAAGGTCTTATTCGAAGGGTTTATAAG TATCCCATACTTCTACCAGGAATACCATATAATGAAGAAACACGAAATAATCCTGTTTATAAGTATTTTACGGGAACATATAATTTGGATGAAATTTGTTGTAGTACAGGTCAGAGCGTGGCACAAATAGAAGAAATCGTTGAACGTGATCCAAATATTGTTATGTTATGGAAGTAA
- the LOC122636890 gene encoding GATOR complex protein NPRL2 isoform X1, producing MISTLEIVEDQIQEGPIRCIFFSEFHHIAGPKITCQVPDNFVSKDIFDNVSVYIIPKAQLQRSTITVTLKDYKILGFPVKIDDKKYARNAFYFNLCFVCDSEARTVHYEPVVKKMSDFLMALEIENCFLSASDDKTRLAEMLGHVMQELNLHKMCTLTEGTMTSHLKVVKLAPEPKPVLDHQVPIFLEGREAFQSDQWDLTTQQVLPYIDGFNHVARIAAEADVENNLVKSCVQNLAYYSIITLIPIFQYSNVYAATPKLKQLAEDIKLQERCISYSSKSPRQPAYLRDIYRMYASMTHSCSMRDLCQRLNPQNLRINERRLVQFGLIEGLIRRVYKYPILLPGIPYNEETRNNPVYKYFTGTYNLDEICCSTGQSVAQIEEIVERDPNIVMLWK from the exons atgatatcaacTTTGGAAATTGTGGAGGACCAAATTCAGGAAGGACCAATACGATGTATATTCTTTTCCGAATTTCATCATATAGCTGGCCCAAAGATTACTTGTCAG gtACCTGATAATTTTGTatcaaaagatatatttgataatgtCAGTGTTTATATTATACCAAAGGCACAATTACAAAGAAGTACAATTACTGT GACAttgaaagattataaaatcttaGGATTTCCAGTGAAaatagatgataaaaaatatgcaagaaatgctttctattttaatttatgttttGTGTGTGATTCAGAAGCTCGTACAGTTCATTATGAACCAGTAGTTAAGAAGATGTCTGATTTTTTG atGGCTTTAGAAATTGAGAACTGTTTCTTATCTGCTTCCGATGATAAAACTAGATTGGCAGAAATGCTGGGACATGTTATGCAGGAATTAAATTTGCATAAAATGTGTACATTAACGG aggGAACAATGACATCACATTTGAAAGTAGTAAAGCTAGCACCAGAACCTAAGCCAGTCCTTGATCATCAAGTACCAATATTCTTAGAAGGTAGGGAAGCATTTCAGAGTGATCAATGGGATTTAACAACTCAGCAAGTATTACCATATATAGATGGCTTTAACCATGTTGCTCGGATAGCAGCAGAAGCAgacgttgaaaataatttagttaAAAGCTGTGTACAAAATTTGGC gTATTATAGCATTATAACTTTAATtccaatatttcaatatagtAATGTTTATGCAGCAACGCCAAAACTAAAACAATTAGCAGAGGATATCAAATTACAAGAAAGATGTATTTCATATTCGTCTAAATCTC CAAGACAACCAGCATATCTCAGggatatatatcgtatgtatgCAAGCATGACTCATAGCTGTAGTATGAGGGACTTGTGTCAACGTTTGAATCCACAAAATTTaagaattaatgaaagaagatTGGTTCAATTTGGTCTGATTGAAGGTCTTATTCGAAGGGTTTATAAG TATCCCATACTTCTACCAGGAATACCATATAATGAAGAAACACGAAATAATCCTGTTTATAAGTATTTTACGGGAACATATAATTTGGATGAAATTTGTTGTAGTACAGGTCAGAGCGTGGCACAAATAGAAGAAATCGTTGAACGTGATCCAAATATTGTTATGTTATGGAAGTAA
- the LOC122636890 gene encoding GATOR complex protein NPRL2 isoform X4 gives MISTLEIVEDQIQEGPIRCIFFSEFHHIAGPKITCQVPDNFVSKDIFDNVSVYIIPKAQLQRSTITVTLKDYKILGFPVKIDDKKYARNAFYFNLCFVCDSEARTVHYEPVVKKMSDFLMALEIENCFLSASDDKTRLAEMLGHVMQELNLHKMCTLTEGTMTSHLKVVKLAPEPKPVLDHQVPIFLEDGFNHVARIAAEADVENNLVKSCVQNLANVYAATPKLKQLAEDIKLQERCISYSSKSPRQPAYLRDIYRMYASMTHSCSMRDLCQRLNPQNLRINERRLVQFGLIEGLIRRVYKYPILLPGIPYNEETRNNPVYKYFTGTYNLDEICCSTGQSVAQIEEIVERDPNIVMLWK, from the exons atgatatcaacTTTGGAAATTGTGGAGGACCAAATTCAGGAAGGACCAATACGATGTATATTCTTTTCCGAATTTCATCATATAGCTGGCCCAAAGATTACTTGTCAG gtACCTGATAATTTTGTatcaaaagatatatttgataatgtCAGTGTTTATATTATACCAAAGGCACAATTACAAAGAAGTACAATTACTGT GACAttgaaagattataaaatcttaGGATTTCCAGTGAAaatagatgataaaaaatatgcaagaaatgctttctattttaatttatgttttGTGTGTGATTCAGAAGCTCGTACAGTTCATTATGAACCAGTAGTTAAGAAGATGTCTGATTTTTTG atGGCTTTAGAAATTGAGAACTGTTTCTTATCTGCTTCCGATGATAAAACTAGATTGGCAGAAATGCTGGGACATGTTATGCAGGAATTAAATTTGCATAAAATGTGTACATTAACGG aggGAACAATGACATCACATTTGAAAGTAGTAAAGCTAGCACCAGAACCTAAGCCAGTCCTTGATCATCAAGTACCAATATTCTTAGAAG ATGGCTTTAACCATGTTGCTCGGATAGCAGCAGAAGCAgacgttgaaaataatttagttaAAAGCTGTGTACAAAATTTGGC tAATGTTTATGCAGCAACGCCAAAACTAAAACAATTAGCAGAGGATATCAAATTACAAGAAAGATGTATTTCATATTCGTCTAAATCTC CAAGACAACCAGCATATCTCAGggatatatatcgtatgtatgCAAGCATGACTCATAGCTGTAGTATGAGGGACTTGTGTCAACGTTTGAATCCACAAAATTTaagaattaatgaaagaagatTGGTTCAATTTGGTCTGATTGAAGGTCTTATTCGAAGGGTTTATAAG TATCCCATACTTCTACCAGGAATACCATATAATGAAGAAACACGAAATAATCCTGTTTATAAGTATTTTACGGGAACATATAATTTGGATGAAATTTGTTGTAGTACAGGTCAGAGCGTGGCACAAATAGAAGAAATCGTTGAACGTGATCCAAATATTGTTATGTTATGGAAGTAA
- the LOC122636724 gene encoding ATP-dependent RNA helicase Ddx1: MAAFEEMGVLSEIAQAIEEIDWMLPTDVQAEAIPLILGGGDILMAAETGSGKTGAFCLPILQIVWETLKDMESGKTSNFTKELSHSTHWGLSLFDRGHALAVTPDGLRCQSREPKEWHGCRANKGVQGDRKFFFECIPTDEGLCRVGWSTSQASLDLGTDRFGYGFGGTGKKSNAKQFDNYGEPFGMHCVIGCLLDLSNGIIRFMKNGVDLGVAFTLNSQQKSQIFFPAVVLKNAEMSFNFGAQPFKYSPPNGYIAISSAPKEYLKLNPINSSHSQSVGSNKPINNAPQAIIIEPSRELAEQTYNQIQKFKTHLNNPTVRELLVIGGVSVKEQISMLNSGVDIVVGTPGRLEDLIQGGYMSLTHCRFFVLDEADGLLKQGYTELVDRLHRQIPKITSDGKRLQMIVCSATLHSFEVKKMAERLMHFPTWVDLKGEDVVPETVHHVVVIVDPQKDKLWQNLRRNIETDGVHNRDNIKPGNNTAEVLSEAVKILKGEYCIRAIREHKMDRALLFCRTKLDCDNLERYLKQVGGSEFSCVCLHGDRKPQERKANLEKFKKREVKFLICTDVAARGLDITGLPFMINITLPDEKSNYVHRIGRVGRAERMGLAISLVSSVPEKVWYHGEWCHSRGRNCHNTNLTDQGGCCIWYNEPRYLADIEDHLNVTIEQVGSNIKVPINEFDGKVSYGEKRAVMGTNYENHVHQMAPIVAELTALESKAQLIYLNRHLIVH; encoded by the exons atgGCAGCATTTGaag aaATGGGTGTATTATCAGAAATAGCACAAGCTATTGAAGAAATAGATTGGAT gCTTCCAACGGATGTGCAGGCAGAGGCTATTCCTTTAATTTTAGGTGGAGGTGATATATTAATGGCTGCAGAAACTGGAAGTGGAAAAACTGGAGCATTTTGTTTACCAATTTTGCAAATTGTATGGGAAACATTAAAAGATATGGAATCTGGAAAAACTAGCAATTTTACAAAAGAACTGTCGCATt ctACACATTGGGGATTGAGTCTATTTGACAGAGGTCATGCTTTAGCTGTGACACCAGATGGTTTAAGATGTCAGAGTCGTGAGCCAAAAGAATGGCATGGATGCCGTGCCAATAAAGGAGTACAAGGAgataggaaatttttttttgaatgcaTACCTACAGATGAGGGTTTATGTCGTGTGGGATGGTCTACTTCTCAG GCTTCTTTAGATTTAGGAACAGATAGATTTGGTTATGGCTTTGGAGGTACTGGTAAAAAGTCTAATGCAAAGCAATTCGATAATTATGGTGAACCTTTTGGAATGCATTGTGTAATTGGGTGTTTACTTGATTTATCAAATGGCATAATAAGATTCATGAAAAATGGTGTAGATCTGGGTGTAGCTTTTACATTGAATTCTCAACAAAaatcacaaatttttttcccAGCTGTTGTACTGAAAAATGCAGAAATGTCATTTAATTTTGGTGCTCAACCATTTAAGTATTCTCCACCAAATGGGTATATTGCTATATCTTCAGCTCCAAAAGAATATCTGAAACTTAATCCTATTAACAGTAGTCACAGTCAAAGCGTAGGAAGTAATAAACCTATAAACAATGCACCACAGGCTATAATCATTGAACCTTCTCGGGAATTAGCTGAACAAACCTATAATCAGATACAAAAA ttTAAAACACATTTAAACAATCCTACAGTTCGAGAATTATTAGTTATTGGAGGAGTAAGCGTAAAGGAACAAATTTCAATGTTAAATTCAGGTGTTGATATAGTAGTTGGCACACCTGGTCGTTTGGAAGATCTAATACAAGGAGGATACATGTCATTGACACATTGCag atttTTTGTATTGGATGAAGCTGATGGATTATTAAAACAAGGATATACAGAACTTGTTGATCGTTTGCATAGACAAATTCCTAAGATTACATCAGATGGAAAAAGATTGCAGATGATTGTATGTTCAGCAACTTTACATTCAtttgaagtaaaaaagatGGCT GAACGTTTAATGCATTTTCCGACGTGGGTTGATTTGAAGGGAGAGGATGTAGTTCCTGAAACTGTTCATCATgtcgtagtaatagtagatCCTCAGAAAGACAAATTATGGCAAAActtaagaagaaatattgaaacagATGGAGTGCATAATAGGGATAATATAAAACCTGGGAATAACACAGCTG AAGTATTGTCAGAGgctgttaaaatattaaaaggagAATACTGTATTCGTGCTATAAGGGAACATAAAATGGATAGAGCATTACTTTTTTGCAGAACAAAACTTGACTGTGATAATTTGGAACGTTATTTGAAGCAAGTAGGAGGAAGTGAATTTTCATGTGTTTGTTTACACGGTGATAGAAAACCACAAGAGCGTAAAGCAAATttagagaaatttaaaaaaagggaagTAAAGTTCTTAATTTGTACTGATGTAGCAGCAAGAGGTCTGGATATAACTGGTTTGCCATTCA TGATTAATATTACTTTGCCcgatgaaaaatcaaattacgTGCACAGAATCGGAAGAGTCGGTAGAGCTGAACGAATGGGGCTGGCTATTTCTTTAGTTAGCAGTGTACCAGAGAAAGTATGGTATCACGGTGAATGGTGTCATTCTCGTGGTAGAAATTGTCATAATACTAATCTCACTGATCAAGGTGGATGTTGTATTTGGTATAATGAACCTAGA TATCTGGCAGACATTGAAGATCATTTGAATGTAACAATTGAACAAGTTGGCTCAAATATAAAGGTTCCAATAAATGAATTTGATGGAAAAGTCAGTTATGGTGAAAAAAGAGCAGTTATGG GAACCAATTATGAGAATCACGTACATCAAATGGCACCCATCGTTGCTGAATTGACTGCACTGGAATCAAAAGCACAACTGATATATCTAAATAGACATCTAATAGTACactaa